In Bosea vestrisii, the following are encoded in one genomic region:
- a CDS encoding xanthine dehydrogenase family protein molybdopterin-binding subunit, translating into MARHEGRGMASVNYPIGMNLGGDPSQALIHSNPDGKFTVALSAIDLGQGMKQVSRQIAAETLGVPVEDVYVDTADSDTGPHDMGSFASRGTHRMGNAIIVAAREARGVLLEAAAEELEVNAADLVTDGLGNIHVRGAPSRSITVKATAQAAQFKQGKTIAGRGIFLIPLSAVDAETGEMNPNTAFAHACLVADVAVDDETGEVEVLRMTSAYELGRVINPRMVEQQLVGGAWMGISHALYETPEPYYPNPEHGPRDFNEYLMPGPGDIAPYHVTVLERPAPDGPFGGKGPGEMCANPVLPAVANAVYNAIGVRVDELPITPEKILRAIRANGGVKPGPRRGGPVNWR; encoded by the coding sequence ATGGCCCGTCACGAAGGCAGGGGCATGGCCTCGGTCAACTACCCGATCGGCATGAATCTCGGCGGCGATCCGAGCCAGGCCCTGATCCACTCCAACCCGGACGGCAAATTCACCGTCGCGCTCTCGGCGATCGATCTCGGCCAGGGCATGAAGCAGGTCTCGCGCCAGATCGCGGCCGAGACGCTCGGCGTTCCCGTCGAGGACGTCTATGTCGACACCGCCGACAGCGACACCGGCCCGCACGACATGGGCTCCTTCGCCTCGCGCGGCACCCATCGCATGGGCAACGCCATCATCGTCGCCGCCCGCGAGGCGCGCGGCGTGCTGCTCGAAGCCGCAGCCGAGGAGCTCGAGGTCAACGCCGCCGACCTCGTCACCGACGGGCTCGGCAACATCCATGTCCGCGGCGCGCCCTCGCGCAGCATCACGGTCAAGGCGACGGCGCAGGCGGCGCAGTTCAAGCAGGGCAAGACCATCGCCGGGCGCGGCATCTTCCTGATTCCGCTCTCGGCCGTCGATGCCGAGACCGGCGAGATGAACCCGAACACCGCCTTCGCCCATGCCTGCCTCGTCGCCGATGTCGCCGTCGATGACGAGACCGGCGAGGTCGAGGTGCTCAGGATGACCAGCGCCTACGAGCTCGGCCGCGTCATCAACCCGCGCATGGTCGAGCAGCAGCTCGTCGGCGGCGCCTGGATGGGGATCAGCCACGCGCTCTATGAGACGCCGGAGCCGTACTATCCCAATCCCGAGCACGGCCCGCGCGACTTCAACGAATATTTGATGCCGGGACCGGGCGACATCGCGCCCTATCACGTCACCGTGCTGGAGCGACCGGCGCCGGACGGCCCGTTTGGCGGCAAGGGCCCGGGCGAGATGTGCGCCAATCCGGTGCTGCCGGCGGTCGCCAATGCCGTCTACAACGCCATCGGCGTCCGGGTCGACGAATTGCCGATCACGCCGGAGAAGATCCTGCGGGCTATCCGGGCCAATGGCGGCGTCAAACCGGGGCCTCGTCGCGGCGGCCCGGTGAACTGGCGGTGA